Proteins encoded by one window of Pelmatolapia mariae isolate MD_Pm_ZW linkage group LG14, Pm_UMD_F_2, whole genome shotgun sequence:
- the LOC134641656 gene encoding von Willebrand factor A domain-containing protein 5A-like: protein MNFSGLLTLQKERVPLKSIEVELEVRDHVATVVSTLNYENKKNKPLEAVFVFPLPGDAAVCHFSAKIGQTQIVAEVKEKQKAHEEYDDALSSGQQAFLLEESDQSPDIFSLSVGSLPPGESASIRLEYVTELAVQADDGLRFCLPAVLNPPFNPQYKYRGRKCKSFEVVYVPASWLSYSLSFSARVSSPRPISKVESNCSLDPLQYLNTDQTQATVKLAAGHKFDRDVELLIYYKDAHQPTAVVEGGQASAEPGTLMGDPMVMVSLYPEFPETVMSSGTSCGEFVFLMDRSGSMDCAISKSEQEETRMSSARDAVLLLLKNLPMGCYFNIYSFGSSYEHIFPKSVEYSQETMEEALKKVNQMEADLGGSGMLEPLKHIYNQPCIPNHLRQLFVFTDGEVWDTKDVIDLVKKNSDSHRCFSFGIGEGTSSAPINGMAKEGGGHAQFITRSDRMQAKVMQLLRFALHPTVTVTWDLPKEVSVTVLSPPIAILFKGQRSLIYAQLTGQSSEAAEGCVTVKYSLAGHPSENQLHFSLRPAEDTGLTVHRLGARSLFRSLEREEREHKEHEDGGVKEKLVQLSVQSGVSSSFTAFIPVNKDNGDTIQGHFLRRNIPKPCEFTGRNFKW, encoded by the exons ATGAACTTCTCCGGTCTGCTAACTCTCCAAAAGGAACGAG TTCCTCTGAAGAGCATTgaggtggagctggaggtgAGGGACCATGTGGCTACAGTGGTCTCCACTCTGAACTACGAGAACAAGAAGAACAAACCATTAGAGGCTGTTTTTGTCTTCCCTCTGCCTGGAGATGCTGCTGTCTGTCATTTCAGTGCTAAGATTGGACAGACACAGATTGTAGCTGAGGTGAAGGAGAAACAGAAG GCTCATGAGGAGTATGATGATGCTCTGAGCTCCGGCCAGCAGGCTTTCCTATTGGAGGAGAGTGATCAGAGTCCAGATATATTCTCTCTGAGTGTGGGCAGTCTGCCTCCAGGAGAGAGCGCCTCCATCAGGTTGGAGTACGTGACTGAGCTGGCTGTGCAGGCTGATGATGGTCTGAGGTTCTGTctgcctgctgtgctcaacCCTCCATTCAACCCTCAATACAAATATCGGG GCAGGAAATGTAAATCTTTCGAGGTGGTTTATGTTCCAGCCTCTTGGCTGTCCTACAGTCTGTCTTTCTCTGCCCGAGTGTCCTCTCCTCGTCCAATCTCTAAAGTAGAGTCCAACTGTTCTCTGGACCCTCTCCAGTACCTCAACACTGATCAAACCCAGGCCACG GTCAAGCTGGCTGCAGGACACAAGTTTGACAGAGATGTTGAACTGCTGATTTATTACAAAGACGCCCACCAGCCCACTGCTGTGGTGGAGGGAGGACAGGCCTCTGCTGAGCCAG GCACTCTGATGGGTGATCCAATGGTGATGGTGAGTCTGTACCCTGAGTTCCCAGAGACTGTGATGTCTTCAGGGACTTCTTGTGGAGAGTTTGTGTTCTTAATGGATCGATCTGGAAGTATGGACTGTGCTATCAGTAAGAGTGAGCAGGAGGAAACTCGTATGAGCTCTGCCAGG GATGCTGTGCTGCTCCTGTTGAAGAACTTACCAATGGGCTGCTATTTCAACATCTACAGTTTTGGGTCCAGTTATGAACACATCTTCCC TAAGAGTGTGGAGTATAGCCAAGAGACCATGGAGGAGGCGCTGAAGAAAGTTAATCAAATGGAGGCTGATTTGGGAGGATCAGGGATGTTGGAGCCCCTTAAACATATTTACAACCAGCCCTGCATTCCCAATCACCTTAGACAG CTGTTTGTCTTTACTGATGGAGAGGTGTGGGACACCAAAGACGTGATAGATCTGGTGAAGAAGAACTCAGATTCTCACAG GTGTTTCTCTTTTGGGATTGGGGAAGGGACCAGCTCTGCTCCCATCAATGGGATGGCAAAGGAAGGAGGAGGTCACGCTCAGTTCATCACAAGGTCTGACAGGATGCAAGCAAAA gTGATGCAGTTGCTGCGATTTGCTCTGCACCCTACTGTCACAGTCACATGGGATTTACCAAAGGAAGTGTCTGTCACTGTCCTCTCTCCACCAATCGCAATACTTTtcaagggtcagaggtcactgatTTATGCCCAGCTCACTGGACAG AGTTCAGAGGCAGCAGAGGGCTGTGTGACGGTGAAGTACAGCCTGGCAGGTCATCCCTCTGAGAACCAGCTGCACTTCAGTCTCAGACCTGCAGAGGACACTGG ACTAACAGTCCACAGGTTGGGTGCTCGGAGTCTGTTTCGCTCcctggagagagaggagagagagcacaaaGAACATGAAGATGGAGGAGTGAAGGAGAAGCTGGtgcagctcagtgtccagtcagGAGTGAGCAGCTCTTTCACTGCCTTCATTCCTGTCAACAAAGACAACGGAGACACAATTCAAGGACATTTTCTGCGCAGAAATATTCCAAAACCCTGTGAGTTTACTGGCAGAaactttaaatggtaa